From Juglans regia cultivar Chandler chromosome 6, Walnut 2.0, whole genome shotgun sequence, the proteins below share one genomic window:
- the LOC109005613 gene encoding microfibrillar-associated protein 1-like has protein sequence MSVTAGVSDTIIAIRDKLRGKIGQTKVKRYWPGRAPEWAEDVLEDGDIQLDRVAALERAFPSHDDSHIVKKDDARLRRLAESRIDNRDEVRADHRRIRQAEIVSTIEEEARRQEGLDLEEEDADALEERRRRIREKLLQREQEEAVLPEEEEEEVEEEEEEESEYETDSEEEHMGIAMVKPVFVPKSERDTIAERERLEAEEQALEESKRKRLEERKVETKQIVVEEIRKDEEIQKNMEMEANIADVDTDDEVNEAEEYEAWKAREIARIKRDREDREAMLKEKEEIEKVRNMTEEERREWERKNPKPAPPPKQKWRFMQKYYHKGAFFQSDTDDRVPTAGTNNIYHRDFSAPTGEDKMDKTILPKVMQVKHFGRSGRTKWTHLVNEDTTDWNNPWTYNDPLRAKYNAKMAGMNAAIAKPKGSKKLKDWESR, from the exons ATGTCGGTGACAGCAGGTGTTAGTGATACTATAATTGCAATTAGGGATAAGCTTAGAGGGAAAATTGGGCaaacaaaagttaaaagatattGGCCTGGTAGAGCTCCTGAATGGGCTGAGGATGTTCTTGAAGATGGGGATATCCAGTTGGATAGGGTGGCTGCCCTTGAACGAGCGTTCCCAAGTCATGATGACTCACATATTGTGAAGAAGGATGATGCTAGGCTGCGCCGTTTGGCTGAGAGTAGGATAGATAATCGTGATGAAGTGAGAGCTGATCATCGGCGCATCCGACAAGCTGAAATTGTTTCAACAATTGAGGAGGAAGCTAGAAGGCAGGAGGGATTAGATCTAGAGGAAGAGGATGCAGATGCTTTAGaggaaaggagaagaagaattaGGGAGAAGTTGCTTCAGAGGGAGCAGGAAGAGGCTGTACTtccagaagaagaagaggaggaggtagaagaagaggaggaagaggaatcTGAGTATGAGACCGATTCGGAGGAAGAACATATGGGAATTGCAATGGTTAAGCCTGTCTTTGTTCCTAAATCGGAGAGGGATACCATTGCTGAACGCGAGCGTCTTGAAGCTGAAGAACAAGCCCTTGAGGAATCAAAGAGGAAGAGACTAGAGGAGAGGAAGGTGGAGACAAAGCAGATCGTGGTTGAGGAAATTCGAAAAGATGAAGAGATTCAAAAGAATATGGAAATGGAGGCAAATATTGCTGATGTTGATACCGATGATGAAGTCAATGAGGCTGAGGAGTATGAAGCTTGGAAGGCAAGGGAGATTGCTAGGATAAAGAGGGATAGGGAGGATCGTGAGGCAATGTTAAAGGAGAAGGAAGAGATTGAAAAGGTGAGAAACATGACAGAGGAAGAGCGAAGGGAGTGGGAGAGGAAGAATCCAAAACCTGCTCCACCTCCAAAGCAGAAATGGAGGTTCATGCAGAAATATTACCACAAGGGTGCATTCTTCCAGTCAGATACTGATGATCGTGTTCCAACTGCTGggacaaataatatttatcatcgTGATTTCTCTGCTCCAACTGGAGAAGATAAGATGGACAAGACAATATTGCCCAAAGTCATGCAGGTCAAGCACTTTGGTCGTAGTGGAAGGACAAAATGGACCCATCTGGTCAATGAGGATACAACTGACTGGAACAATCC GTGGACATACAATGATCCTCTTCGAGCCAAGTACAATGCAAAAATGGCCGGAATGAATGCGGCTATAGCGAAACCCAAAGGTAGCAAGAAATTGAAGGATTGGGAATCTCGTTGA